In Candidatus Manganitrophus noduliformans, the genomic stretch TCGCGCCAGGGTTGATACGGCGTGTGAGAGGAGCGTTTTTCTCTCGGTGAAAGAGACCGCTTCATCATAAAAGGTGGCGAGCGGCTCCGCCAGCAGCACCAGGCGGGGACGGTGCCGCGCGATTCCAATGCCGAGCTGCCGGGTGATGAGGGAGGTCATCTGATGGCAGGTGGCGGCGCGGGAGATAAAAATCGACGAGAGAAAAAGGCGCGGATCGTGTCCGATCCGCTTCGCCAGATGTGTGATCGGATAAGGGTTAAAGCAGTTGTCCCCATCGAGAAAGAGGACCCGCTCCGACTGGGCCAACCGCCAGCCGATCATTTCCGAAGCGAGCGGCCGGAGCGCGGCATCGCCGCAAAAAAAGATCACCCCGCCCGGCATGCCGGAGATCAGGGAGACCGGCGGTCCGGAGAAGAGGGGGGCGTCGATTTTGTAGGTCGTGTCCACAAGCGTGCTCCTCTTCTACGGTCAAACGACCGGCCGAATGAGACTGACGACCTTCCCGAGAATTTGAAAGGAGGCGTCTTTCTCGGTAATGACGATCGGATCAAAGTCAGTGTTCTCGGGCTGGAGGATCAGGTTTTTCTTTTTCTTGATCAGCCGCTTCACCGTCGCTTCCCCTTCGACCATCGCGACGACGATCTCGCCGGAATCGGCATCGGCCTGCCGCTTGACCAGGACCAGATCCCCATCCAAGATTCCCGCGTCGCGCATGCTCTCCCCTTTGACCTTCAGAAGAAACGCTTCCCTTCCTCGAACGAGCGAAGGATCGACCGTCAGATGTCCGAGTAAATTCTCCTCGGCCAGAATCGGCTGCCCGGCGGCGACCCGTCCCAAGATTGGGATCGCCCGGCCGGCGCTCTTTGATTGGACGGCCCTCGCTGTCTGCGATTGCGAGATCACTTCCAGCGCCCGGGCTCCTTGGCCTTTTCGCAGGTGTCCTTTGCGAATCAGCGCGGCGACATGCTTGAAAGCGCCCCGCGTCCCCACCATCCCGAAGTGGCCTGCGATTTCACGCAAGGAAGGGGGGTAGCCTTTCTGCTCCACCGTTTGCTGGATGAAGGTGAGGATTTCTTGTTGCCGTGCCGTGATGGTATCCATATGAATACCATTCTAGCCGAAGGGATTGGAAAGTGTCAAGCGGAAATTCCGGGGGGGGGTATTGAAACGCGTCTGGACGATATTGCAGCCGCGGCAAGAAACGTAAGGAGTGCAGGGCTGGGAAAGGAACGCAGCACCTTCTATGGGCAGATTGAGGCGGTGATGGGTCGTACGAGGAAATTGAGTCTCTCTGGAAACGGCGCGACCACGACCCTAAAAAGAATTAAATCTTATTGACAACATGATTGGAGTCGTGATAATCCTAAAAATGTTTTTTAGATCGCTCAAGCGCCGTCGAGCGGTTTAAGCCGCGTTGATCATGAAGGATTTGTGATTCCCTTTGTTCAGAGCAAACCTGTCGAAAGACGGGGACGCAGAGCAACGGGGCTAAAGCTGTAAAGCCATGCCCGCCGAGCCGCCAAAGGATTTCGTTTTGGCGGCTTTTTTTTGCGCATGGGAGATTTGCAGCGATGCGAAATCTGTCAAAAAGACAAAACATTCCCCGGGCGCTTTGTCTGGTTCTCTTATTCTTTTTTTGTAAGACCTCTCCCGCTTTTGCAGGCGATGCAATCTTATCCTGGACTCCCAACACAGATTCGGATCTGGCCGGATACAAGGTCTATTACGGAACCGTCTCCGGGCGTTACGGAACACCGATCACGGTCGGCAATCAGACCGCGTACACGGTCACCGGCCTTGGGCTGGGAACCTACTACTTCGTCCTCACCGCCTATGACGTTGCAGGAAACGAGAGTGCTTTTTCGAACGAGATCAGTAAAACGTTTTTTGATACGTCTGCTCCCGTCTCCGGTAACACCCCACCGGAGGATGCTCAACCCTCGGATACGACGCCTCCGGCGGATGTTCAACATTTCTCTGCGGTTCCCGGAGACCGGGAGATCACGCTGCAATGGATCAACCCGCCGGACGTTGATTTCGCGGGGGTTCTCATCCGCTATCGGACCGATCGCTATCCGAGCGACCTGAACGACGGCGAACTTCTCGGAGATTTCACGGGAGAACCCAATCAGAGCATGAGCGTAACTCACTCAAGCCTGGAGAACGGCGTCACCTACTACTATGCCGCCGCTTCCTACGATCTCCATGAGAATCGTCAATCTACCGCCCACGCTTCCGCTTCTCCCTTTTCTTTAATCAGTCAAATCGACGACGGACAAAATCAGGCGGCCGCCGGCGGGGGAGGTTGTGTAATGCGCTTTCCGCAGGAGGAAAATCTTCCCGGCCCCGCGCAAGCGGCCGAAATACCGCTCTTGCTGGGTATTTTCCTCTTCATGTTTCTGAAAAGGAGATTCAGATGATCGTCAACCGGATGTGTATCCGGGTTTTGCTAGATGGTAGAGATGACATAGCCCCTCATGTTGTTTAATTTTCCTCCCGATTCCCCCCTACCACCAGCGTAATCTCCCCCTTCACCGTTTTCTTCCCGATCTTCTCCAATACCTCCGTCACCGTCCCCCGAATGAACTCCTCGAACATCTTGGTGATTTCCCGTGCAACGACAACGGGCCGGTCGCCAAGGATCGTCTTGATTTCTTCGAGCAGCCCGACGATCCGAAACGGCGATTCGTAGAAGATCAACGTCCGCGGATCGGGCTTGAGTTGCTCCAGGCGCCGGGCGCGAGCCCCTTTCTTTTTCGGTAAGAAACCTTCGAAGACGAATCGGTCCGGGGGAAGGCCGGAGACGGCCAGCGCCGCAAGCGCGGCGGCGGGGCCCGGGATGGGGCTGACGGGGAGGCCGGCGCGGATCGCTTCGCGAATCAAATAAAAACCGGGATCGGAGAGGGTGGGGGTGCCGGCGTCGGAGACGATGGCGATCGAAGCCCCCTCCGCCATTTTGGAGAGGAGGACCGGCGTCTTCTCTTCCTTGTTGAAGTCGTGATAGCTGGTGAGCGTCGTATGAATGTCGAAATGGGAGAGGAGCTTTTGGGTGTGGCGGGTATCTTCCGCGGCGATGATCGCGACCTCTTTCAGGATGCGGAGCGCCCGGAGGGTGATGTCTTCGAGATTGCCGATCGGGGTGCTGACGACGTAGAGCGTTCCCGACATGGAGGGTCCGAGGGTTAGGAGATCTGCTGTTCCAGCAGCAAGCAGAGGAGGTGGCCGATCATGATGTGCGATTCTTGAATCCGGGCGGTGTTCGATGAGGAAACTTTAAGACAAAGATCGGTTTGGGAGGCGAGCTTCCCCCCCTTCTCGCCGGTCAACCCGATCGTCTTCGCCCCCTTTAATTTGGCGGCGGCGATCCCTTCCAGGACGTTGGGAGAATTCCCACTGGTGCTGATGCCGATGACGACATCGGCCGGCTGGACCCACGCCTCGACCTGCCGGGAGAAAATCTTGTCGTAGCCGTAATCGTTGCCGATGGCGGTGAGGGTCGAGCTGTTCGTCGTCAAAGCGATGGCGGGGAGGGCGCGCCGTTCCCGTTCAAATCGTCCGACCAACTCCGCGGCGATGTGCTGGGCATCCCCGGCGCTTCCGCCGTTTCCGAAAAGGACAAGTTTTCCGCCGTTTCCATAAGAGGCAACGATCCAGGCCGCCGCTTGAGCGATCTCCGGGATCATGTTCCGGACGATGGCCTCTTTGACCTGGATGCTCTCCTGGATCGTCCGCCGGATGATCTCAGCCGATTGTTCAGAAATTCCCATCGCAGCACCTATTAATCATGTCTAAATGGGCTAAGCCTACACTTTTATTCGTGTGGAGTCAACGAACAACTAGACTGAAATCGATCTTTCGTCTTGTTAATTTTCGCTCTTTTTCGTATACTCTTTAGATCAATCACGGAGGAAAGTCGATGAATATTGCGGTTATCGGCTCCGGCTATGTCGGCCTTGTCACCGGGGCCTGTTTTGCGGAGTTCGGCGTCAATGTGACCTGCGTCGATAAGGAAGAAGCGAAGATCGCCGCCCTCAAAAAAGGGATCATCCCGATTTATGAGCCTGGGTTAGAAGAGCTGGTCAAGAAGAACGTGCAGAACAAGCGGCTCTCCTTCAGCACCGATACCGTTGCGGCGATCCAGGGAGCGCTGGTGATTTTTATCGCCGTCGGGACCCCCGATCGGGGCGACGGCTTCGCCGATCTCTCCTATATTGAGAAGGTCGCCGAGATGATCGCCGAACATATGAACGGCTACAAGGTGATCGTGACAAAAAGCACCGTCCCCGTTGGAACCGGCGACCGGCTTCGCTCCATTATCGGCAGCAAGCAGAAAGAGCATTTTGATTTTGATGTCGTCTCAAATCCCGAGTTTTTGCGGGAGGGATCGGCAATTGAGGATTTCCTCCGGCCCAATCGGGTGGTGATCGGCGCCAAAAGCCAGCAGGCGATCGCCATCATGCGCGATCTCTACCGTCCGCTCTATTTGATTGAAACCCCGCTGCATATTACCGATATCCCGACGGCCGAAATGATCAAGTATGCCGCGAATGCCTTCCTGGCGACGAAGATTTCTTTCATCAATGAAATCGCCAATCTCTGCGAGGGGGTGGGGGCGAACGTTCAGGACGTCGCCAAAGGAATGGGACTCGACGGCCGGATCGGCTCCAAGTTTTTACACCCCGGTCCCGGTTTCGGCGGCTCCTGTTTTCCGAAAGATGTTTCGGCGCTCGATAAGATTGCGCAGAAAAGCGGCTACGAATTCAAGATCGTCAAGGCGGTCATCGAGGTGAATCGGCAGCAACGGGAAAGAATGATCGCGAAGATCGAGAAAGAGGTCGGCAGTTTTAAGGGAAAGCAGATCGGAATCCTCGGCCTCTCCTTTAAACCGAATACGGACGACATGCGGGAGGCGCCGTCCGTCGCCATCATCCGCGCCCTTCAAGAGCGGGGGGCCAAAATCGTTGCGCACGATCCGGCCGCCATGGAAGAGTCAAAGAAGGTGCTGAAAGAGGTGACCTATGCCGCCGATCCCTATGCGGTGGCCGACGGATCGGA encodes the following:
- a CDS encoding UDP-glucose dehydrogenase family protein: MNIAVIGSGYVGLVTGACFAEFGVNVTCVDKEEAKIAALKKGIIPIYEPGLEELVKKNVQNKRLSFSTDTVAAIQGALVIFIAVGTPDRGDGFADLSYIEKVAEMIAEHMNGYKVIVTKSTVPVGTGDRLRSIIGSKQKEHFDFDVVSNPEFLREGSAIEDFLRPNRVVIGAKSQQAIAIMRDLYRPLYLIETPLHITDIPTAEMIKYAANAFLATKISFINEIANLCEGVGANVQDVAKGMGLDGRIGSKFLHPGPGFGGSCFPKDVSALDKIAQKSGYEFKIVKAVIEVNRQQRERMIAKIEKEVGSFKGKQIGILGLSFKPNTDDMREAPSVAIIRALQERGAKIVAHDPAAMEESKKVLKEVTYAADPYAVADGSDAIILMTEWNPFRNLDLDQIKKKLKSPIFIDLRNVYEPKKMAALGFQYTSVGRPS
- the rsmI gene encoding 16S rRNA (cytidine(1402)-2'-O)-methyltransferase, yielding MSGTLYVVSTPIGNLEDITLRALRILKEVAIIAAEDTRHTQKLLSHFDIHTTLTSYHDFNKEEKTPVLLSKMAEGASIAIVSDAGTPTLSDPGFYLIREAIRAGLPVSPIPGPAAALAALAVSGLPPDRFVFEGFLPKKKGARARRLEQLKPDPRTLIFYESPFRIVGLLEEIKTILGDRPVVVAREITKMFEEFIRGTVTEVLEKIGKKTVKGEITLVVGGNREEN
- the lexA gene encoding transcriptional repressor LexA, with product MDTITARQQEILTFIQQTVEQKGYPPSLREIAGHFGMVGTRGAFKHVAALIRKGHLRKGQGARALEVISQSQTARAVQSKSAGRAIPILGRVAAGQPILAEENLLGHLTVDPSLVRGREAFLLKVKGESMRDAGILDGDLVLVKRQADADSGEIVVAMVEGEATVKRLIKKKKNLILQPENTDFDPIVITEKDASFQILGKVVSLIRPVV
- a CDS encoding D-sedoheptulose-7-phosphate isomerase, whose product is MGISEQSAEIIRRTIQESIQVKEAIVRNMIPEIAQAAAWIVASYGNGGKLVLFGNGGSAGDAQHIAAELVGRFERERRALPAIALTTNSSTLTAIGNDYGYDKIFSRQVEAWVQPADVVIGISTSGNSPNVLEGIAAAKLKGAKTIGLTGEKGGKLASQTDLCLKVSSSNTARIQESHIMIGHLLCLLLEQQIS
- a CDS encoding fibronectin type III domain-containing protein, whose product is MRNLSKRQNIPRALCLVLLFFFCKTSPAFAGDAILSWTPNTDSDLAGYKVYYGTVSGRYGTPITVGNQTAYTVTGLGLGTYYFVLTAYDVAGNESAFSNEISKTFFDTSAPVSGNTPPEDAQPSDTTPPADVQHFSAVPGDREITLQWINPPDVDFAGVLIRYRTDRYPSDLNDGELLGDFTGEPNQSMSVTHSSLENGVTYYYAAASYDLHENRQSTAHASASPFSLISQIDDGQNQAAAGGGGCVMRFPQEENLPGPAQAAEIPLLLGIFLFMFLKRRFR